In the genome of Kitasatospora cathayae, one region contains:
- a CDS encoding replication-associated recombination protein A, producing the protein MDEPDLFTAAAEERQTREPGRAPLAVRMRPRTLDEVAGQRQLLKPGSPLRRLVANSRGPAATSSVILWGPPGTGKTTLAHVISQAVEGRFVELSAITAGVKEVRAVIDGARRAVGMSGRETVLFLDEIHRFSKAQQDSLLPAVENRWVTLIAATTENPYFSVISPLLSRSLLLTLESLTDDDVRALLRRAVADERGLEGALELTAEAEDHLVRLAGGDARRALTTLEAAAGAALEKGEASITLATTETAVNQAAVRYDKDGDQHYDVASALIKSIRGSDVDATLHYLARMIEAGEDPRFIARRLMISASEDVGLADPTALQTAVAAAQAVALIGFPEARIILSQAAIALALAPKSNSAYLAIDAALADVRQGLAGAVPPHLRDAHYGGAGKLGHGRGYQYPHDLPEGIAAQQYAPDSVHGREYYQPNRRGGEVRYADTVEWTRGRLRGERRAEQKAEKPVEKKAEKKAGQPGENGE; encoded by the coding sequence GTGGACGAACCGGACCTCTTCACCGCCGCCGCCGAGGAACGCCAGACCAGGGAACCCGGCCGGGCGCCGCTGGCCGTACGGATGCGCCCGCGCACCCTGGACGAGGTGGCCGGGCAGCGGCAGCTGCTGAAGCCCGGCTCGCCGCTGCGGCGCCTGGTGGCGAACTCGCGCGGTCCGGCGGCCACCAGCTCGGTGATCCTCTGGGGGCCGCCCGGCACCGGCAAGACCACCCTCGCCCACGTGATCAGCCAGGCCGTGGAGGGCCGCTTCGTCGAGCTGTCCGCGATCACCGCCGGGGTCAAGGAGGTCCGGGCGGTGATCGACGGCGCCCGGCGGGCGGTCGGCATGTCCGGCCGGGAGACGGTGCTCTTCCTGGACGAGATCCACCGCTTCTCCAAGGCCCAGCAGGACTCGCTGCTGCCGGCCGTGGAGAACCGCTGGGTCACCCTGATCGCGGCGACCACCGAGAACCCGTACTTCTCGGTGATCTCCCCGCTGTTGTCCCGCTCGCTGCTGCTCACCCTGGAGTCGCTGACCGACGACGACGTCCGCGCGCTGCTGCGCCGCGCGGTGGCCGACGAGCGCGGGCTGGAGGGCGCCCTGGAGCTGACCGCGGAGGCCGAGGACCACCTGGTGCGCCTGGCCGGCGGGGACGCCCGGCGGGCGCTCACCACGCTGGAGGCGGCGGCCGGCGCGGCGCTGGAGAAGGGCGAGGCGAGCATCACGCTGGCCACCACCGAGACGGCCGTCAACCAGGCGGCGGTGCGCTACGACAAGGACGGCGACCAGCACTACGACGTGGCCAGCGCGCTGATCAAGTCGATCCGCGGCAGCGACGTGGACGCCACCCTGCACTACCTGGCCCGGATGATCGAGGCGGGGGAGGACCCGCGGTTCATCGCCCGGCGGCTGATGATCTCGGCCAGCGAGGACGTCGGGCTGGCCGATCCGACGGCGCTGCAGACGGCGGTGGCGGCGGCCCAGGCGGTGGCCCTGATCGGCTTCCCGGAGGCCCGGATCATCCTCTCCCAGGCGGCGATCGCGCTGGCCCTGGCGCCCAAGTCCAACTCGGCCTACCTGGCGATCGACGCGGCCCTGGCGGACGTCCGCCAGGGCCTGGCCGGTGCCGTCCCACCGCACCTGCGGGACGCCCACTACGGCGGGGCGGGCAAGCTCGGCCACGGCCGGGGCTACCAGTACCCGCACGACCTGCCGGAGGGCATCGCGGCCCAGCAGTACGCGCCGGACTCGGTGCACGGTCGGGAGTACTACCAGCCGAACCGGCGCGGCGGCGAGGTCCGGTACGCGGACACCGTGGAGTGGACGCGCGGGCGGCTGCGGGGGGAACGCAGGGCGGAGCAGAAGGCCGAGAAGCCGGTCGAGAAGAAGGCCGAGAAGAAGGCCGGGCAGCCCGGGGAAAACGGCGAGTGA
- the ruvX gene encoding Holliday junction resolvase RuvX, with amino-acid sequence MTEPEPKPFRRGRRIAVDVGDARIGVASCDPDGVLATPVETVPAGVKSQARIAAIVEEYDAIEVIVGLPRSLSGKEGPAAEKVRAYAARLANRLYPVPVRLVDERMSTVTATHGLRASGVKAKKGRSVVDQAAAVVILQTALESERVSGRPPGESVEAVG; translated from the coding sequence ATGACCGAACCGGAGCCGAAGCCCTTCCGGCGTGGCCGGCGGATCGCCGTCGACGTCGGCGACGCCCGGATCGGGGTCGCGTCCTGCGACCCCGACGGGGTGCTCGCCACGCCGGTGGAGACCGTCCCGGCCGGGGTGAAGTCGCAGGCCCGGATCGCCGCGATCGTCGAGGAGTACGACGCGATCGAGGTGATCGTCGGGCTGCCGCGCTCGCTCAGCGGCAAGGAGGGCCCGGCGGCGGAGAAGGTCCGGGCGTACGCGGCGCGGCTGGCCAACCGGCTCTACCCGGTGCCGGTGCGGCTGGTGGACGAGCGGATGTCGACCGTCACCGCGACCCACGGGCTGCGCGCCTCGGGGGTCAAGGCGAAGAAGGGCCGCTCGGTGGTCGACCAGGCCGCCGCGGTGGTGATCCTGCAGACCGCCCTTGAGTCCGAACGGGTGAGCGGACGCCCACCCGGTGAGAGCGTCGAGGCGGTCGGCTGA
- a CDS encoding DUF6167 family protein, with translation MARIFWMAVGAGAAVWAMNKANGAVQRLTPDSLSGTAARGALHLGDLAKQFAQDVRSGMAEREEQLKDDLGLHGTAVVEPRSTRRPHPSPATTLLGKRSALPPTREPQYRAISAAPGRPAAALPPARALPDGGGRTIPQTIEETPRRALPRSGTNRKDH, from the coding sequence ATGGCACGGATCTTCTGGATGGCGGTCGGCGCCGGCGCCGCCGTGTGGGCCATGAACAAGGCCAACGGCGCGGTGCAGCGACTCACCCCGGACAGCCTCTCCGGCACCGCCGCGCGCGGCGCGCTGCACCTGGGCGACCTGGCCAAGCAGTTCGCCCAGGACGTGCGCTCCGGCATGGCCGAGCGCGAGGAGCAGCTGAAGGACGACCTCGGCCTGCACGGCACCGCCGTGGTGGAGCCCCGGAGCACCCGCCGTCCCCACCCGTCGCCCGCCACCACCCTTCTTGGGAAACGCTCCGCGTTGCCCCCCACACGCGAGCCGCAGTACCGAGCTATCTCGGCGGCGCCCGGTCGCCCGGCCGCCGCCCTGCCTCCCGCCCGCGCCCTGCCCGACGGTGGGGGCCGAACCATCCCACAGACCATTGAAGAAACGCCCCGCCGAGCCCTGCCGCGGAGCGGAACGAACCGGAAGGACCACTAA
- a CDS encoding DUF948 domain-containing protein, producing MSVGELAGLLVAVFWAVLVTLLAVVLVRLSRVLKEAAVLVSAVTEQAVPLLTEAGAAVRSANEQLDRVDEITANVQDAAANAKALSSTAAATLGGPLMKVAAFSYGVRKAVAKQQGALPNVPLQAGERDELARLIRAEVRAATAPRNGLLSRVRRAVRG from the coding sequence GTGTCCGTGGGAGAGCTGGCCGGATTGCTCGTCGCCGTGTTCTGGGCGGTCCTGGTCACCCTGCTCGCGGTGGTGCTGGTCCGACTCTCCCGGGTGCTGAAGGAGGCCGCCGTCCTGGTCTCCGCGGTCACCGAGCAGGCCGTACCCCTGCTGACCGAGGCGGGCGCCGCAGTGCGCAGCGCCAACGAGCAGCTGGACCGGGTGGACGAGATCACCGCCAACGTGCAGGACGCCGCCGCCAACGCGAAGGCGCTGTCCTCCACCGCCGCCGCCACCCTGGGCGGACCGCTGATGAAGGTCGCCGCCTTCAGCTACGGCGTCCGCAAGGCCGTCGCCAAGCAGCAGGGCGCCCTGCCGAACGTGCCGCTGCAGGCCGGCGAGCGCGACGAGCTGGCGCGGCTGATCCGGGCCGAGGTGCGCGCCGCGACCGCGCCCAGGAACGGCCTGCTCTCCCGGGTCCGGCGAGCGGTGAGGGGCTGA
- the rpsD gene encoding 30S ribosomal protein S4: MANQKRPKVKIARALGVPLTPKSVKYFEARPYPPGQHGRGRKQNSDYKVRLLEKQRLRAQYDLSEKQLSRAFDRAKKAEGKTGEALVAELETRLDSLVLRSGIARTIYQARQMVVHGHIEVNGGKVNKPSFQMKPGYVVTVRERSKEKVPFQVAREGGYAGEGQTPKYLEVNLKALAFRLDRAPQRKEVPVICDEQLVVEYYSR; encoded by the coding sequence ATGGCGAACCAGAAGCGTCCCAAGGTCAAGATCGCGCGTGCGCTCGGCGTGCCGCTGACCCCGAAGTCCGTCAAGTACTTCGAGGCCCGCCCGTACCCGCCCGGCCAGCACGGCCGTGGCCGCAAGCAGAACTCGGACTACAAGGTCCGTCTGCTCGAGAAGCAGCGTCTTCGCGCCCAGTACGACCTGAGCGAGAAGCAGCTGTCGCGCGCGTTCGACCGCGCGAAGAAGGCCGAGGGCAAGACCGGTGAGGCGCTCGTCGCCGAGCTGGAGACCCGTCTGGACTCGCTGGTGCTGCGTTCGGGCATCGCCCGCACCATCTACCAGGCCCGCCAGATGGTCGTCCACGGCCACATCGAGGTCAACGGCGGCAAGGTCAACAAGCCGTCGTTCCAGATGAAGCCGGGCTACGTGGTCACCGTCCGCGAGCGCAGCAAGGAGAAGGTCCCCTTCCAGGTCGCCCGTGAGGGTGGCTACGCGGGTGAGGGCCAGACCCCGAAGTACCTCGAGGTCAACCTGAAGGCCCTGGCCTTCCGCCTGGACCGTGCGCCGCAGCGCAAGGAGGTCCCGGTGATCTGTGACGAGCAGCTGGTCGTCGAGTACTACTCGCGCTGA
- the alaS gene encoding alanine--tRNA ligase yields the protein MESAEIRRRWLRFFEERGHTVVPSASLVADDPTLLLVNAGMVPFKPYFLGEVKPQFSRATSVQKCVRTLDIEEVGKTTRHGSFFQMCGNFSFGDYFKEGAIKFAWELLTTPVAEGGYGLEKEKLWITVYKDDDEAEQIWRDVIGVPAERIQRLGMKDNFWSMGVPGPCGPCSEINYDRGPAYGEEGGPAVNGERYLEIWNLVFMQYERGHGDGKDGFEILGDLPSKNIDTGLGLERLAAILQGVDNLFEIDTSRMILDRAAELTGHTYGADHKSDVSLRVVTDHIRTALMLVGDGVTPGNEGRGYVLRRILRRAIRNMRLLGATEPVAKELTDIAIKAMAPQYPELETDRKRIETVIVAEESAFLQTLKAGTNLLDAAVTDTKQSGGVVLSGEQAFKLHDTYGFPIDLTLEMAEEQGLQVDEAGFRRLMQEQRDRAKADAKAKKMGHADVAAYREVADKSGASVFTGYTLTEGEATVVGLLVDGVPSPAASEGDEVELILDRTPFYAEGGGQLADHGRIRLESGAVVEIRDVQQPVPGVIVHSGGVLFGEVVLGASAYATIDTERRRAIARAHSATHLTHQALRDALGPTAAQAGSENAPGRFRFDFGSPAAVPGSVLVDVEQKINDVLGRELDVTAEVMTMDQARKAGAIAMFGEKYGDEVRVVTIGDFSKELCGGTHVGNTAQLGLVKLLGESSIGSGVRRVEALVGVDAYKFLAREHTVVAQLTELVKGRPEELPEKISGMLTKLKDAEKEIERFRAEKVLAAAAGLADSAEDVHGIAVVAAQVADGVGADELRKLVLDVRGRLGSRPAVVAAFAVANDRPLTVIATNEDARGRGIKAGELVRTAAKTLGGGGGGKDDVAQGGGSNPAAVGEAIAAVRGLVAERAS from the coding sequence ATGGAGTCGGCTGAGATCCGCCGCCGCTGGCTGCGCTTCTTCGAGGAGCGCGGCCACACCGTCGTTCCGTCGGCGTCCCTGGTCGCCGACGACCCCACCCTGCTGCTCGTCAACGCCGGCATGGTGCCGTTCAAGCCCTACTTCCTGGGCGAGGTCAAGCCGCAGTTCTCGCGCGCCACCAGCGTCCAGAAGTGCGTGCGCACCCTGGACATCGAGGAGGTCGGGAAGACCACCCGGCACGGCTCCTTCTTCCAGATGTGCGGCAACTTCTCCTTCGGTGACTACTTCAAGGAAGGAGCCATCAAGTTCGCCTGGGAGCTGCTCACCACTCCCGTCGCGGAGGGTGGCTACGGCCTGGAGAAGGAGAAGCTCTGGATCACCGTCTACAAGGACGACGACGAGGCCGAGCAGATCTGGCGCGACGTCATCGGCGTGCCGGCCGAGCGCATCCAGCGCCTCGGCATGAAGGACAACTTCTGGTCGATGGGCGTGCCCGGCCCGTGCGGCCCGTGCTCGGAGATCAACTACGACCGCGGCCCCGCCTACGGCGAGGAGGGCGGCCCGGCCGTCAACGGCGAGCGCTACCTGGAGATCTGGAACCTGGTCTTCATGCAGTACGAGCGCGGCCACGGCGACGGCAAGGACGGCTTCGAGATCCTCGGCGACCTGCCGAGCAAGAACATCGACACCGGTCTCGGCCTCGAGCGCCTCGCCGCCATCCTGCAGGGCGTCGACAACCTCTTCGAGATCGACACCAGCCGGATGATCCTCGACCGCGCCGCCGAGCTCACCGGCCACACCTACGGCGCCGACCACAAGTCGGACGTCTCGCTGCGCGTGGTCACCGACCACATCCGCACCGCGCTGATGCTGGTCGGCGACGGCGTCACCCCCGGCAACGAGGGCCGCGGCTACGTGCTGCGCCGCATCCTGCGCCGCGCCATCCGCAACATGCGCCTGCTGGGCGCCACCGAGCCGGTGGCCAAGGAGCTCACCGACATCGCCATCAAGGCGATGGCCCCGCAGTACCCGGAGCTGGAGACCGACCGCAAGCGCATCGAGACGGTCATCGTCGCCGAGGAGTCGGCCTTCCTGCAGACCCTGAAGGCGGGCACCAACCTGCTGGACGCCGCGGTCACCGACACCAAGCAGTCCGGCGGCGTGGTGCTCTCCGGCGAGCAGGCGTTCAAGCTGCACGACACCTACGGCTTCCCGATCGACCTCACCCTGGAGATGGCCGAGGAGCAGGGCCTCCAGGTGGACGAGGCCGGCTTCCGCCGCCTGATGCAGGAGCAGCGGGACCGCGCCAAGGCGGACGCCAAGGCCAAGAAGATGGGCCACGCCGACGTCGCCGCGTACCGCGAGGTCGCCGACAAGTCCGGCGCGAGCGTCTTCACCGGTTACACCCTGACCGAGGGCGAGGCCACCGTGGTCGGCCTGCTGGTGGACGGCGTTCCGTCGCCGGCCGCCTCCGAGGGCGACGAGGTCGAGCTCATCCTCGACCGCACCCCGTTCTACGCCGAGGGCGGCGGCCAGCTCGCCGACCACGGCCGGATCCGGCTGGAGTCCGGCGCGGTGGTGGAGATCCGCGACGTGCAGCAGCCCGTCCCGGGCGTCATCGTGCACTCCGGCGGCGTGCTGTTCGGCGAGGTCGTGCTCGGCGCCTCGGCGTACGCCACGATCGACACCGAGCGCCGCCGGGCGATCGCCCGCGCCCACTCGGCCACCCACCTGACCCACCAGGCGCTGCGCGACGCGCTCGGCCCGACGGCCGCCCAGGCCGGCTCCGAGAACGCCCCGGGCCGCTTCCGCTTCGACTTCGGCTCGCCCGCCGCCGTTCCGGGCAGCGTGCTGGTGGACGTCGAGCAGAAGATCAACGACGTGCTGGGCCGCGAGCTCGACGTCACCGCCGAGGTCATGACGATGGACCAGGCCCGCAAGGCCGGCGCCATCGCGATGTTCGGCGAGAAGTACGGCGACGAGGTGCGGGTCGTCACCATCGGCGACTTCTCCAAGGAGCTGTGCGGTGGCACCCACGTCGGCAACACCGCCCAGCTGGGCCTGGTGAAGCTGCTCGGCGAGTCCTCGATCGGCTCCGGCGTGCGCCGGGTGGAGGCGCTGGTCGGCGTCGACGCGTACAAGTTCCTGGCCCGCGAGCACACCGTGGTGGCCCAGCTGACCGAGCTGGTCAAGGGCCGCCCGGAGGAGCTGCCGGAGAAGATCTCGGGCATGCTCACCAAGCTCAAGGACGCCGAGAAGGAGATCGAGCGCTTCCGCGCCGAGAAGGTGCTGGCCGCCGCGGCGGGCCTGGCCGACTCGGCCGAGGACGTGCACGGCATCGCCGTGGTCGCCGCGCAGGTCGCCGACGGCGTGGGTGCGGACGAGCTGCGCAAGCTGGTCCTGGACGTGCGCGGCCGGCTGGGCTCGCGCCCGGCCGTGGTCGCCGCGTTCGCCGTGGCGAACGACCGCCCGCTGACCGTGATCGCCACCAATGAGGACGCCCGCGGCCGCGGCATCAAGGCCGGTGAGCTGGTCCGCACCGCCGCCAAGACCCTCGGCGGCGGCGGTGGCGGCAAGGACGACGTCGCCCAGGGCGGCGGCTCCAACCCGGCCGCGGTCGGCGAGGCCATCGCCGCGGTGCGCGGCCTGGTCGCGGAGCGCGCCTCCTGA
- a CDS encoding tetratricopeptide repeat protein: MAIHDEYRLANFYFESKAYTDAARTLEGVLAEEPANLSVRLLLARSYFHSAQLGRAEAELRRILDLDPAEDYARLMLGRTLERQGRAEEARPHLRLAAAMTGSDLR; this comes from the coding sequence ATGGCCATCCACGACGAGTACCGCCTCGCGAACTTCTACTTCGAGTCCAAGGCGTACACCGACGCCGCCCGCACGCTCGAGGGCGTGCTGGCCGAGGAGCCGGCCAACCTCTCCGTCCGGCTGCTGCTGGCCCGCAGCTACTTCCACTCCGCCCAGCTCGGCCGCGCCGAGGCCGAGCTGCGCCGGATCCTCGACCTCGACCCGGCCGAGGACTACGCCCGGCTGATGCTCGGCCGCACCCTGGAGCGCCAGGGCCGCGCCGAGGAGGCCCGCCCGCACCTGCGGCTGGCCGCCGCGATGACCGGCTCGGACCTCCGATAG
- a CDS encoding ATP-binding protein, whose protein sequence is MAGDWTAQPAGWPGEPEPGRLPAEVTGFVGRRPELAELAGLLAAARLVTVTGPGGVGKSRLALRAAARAAGAFPDGTWLVDVAPVQDPLLLGHAVLEALRLTDGTARPPLDVLAEHLAGRRLLLVLDGCEHLVEACAELTDALLRALPGLRVLATSRAALRASGEHLLTLAPLPVGPLPGQRVGSGVLPDAVRLFADRARAVVPSFEVTEANAAAVGLLCHRLDGIPLAVELAAGRLRALSVEQITTRLDDRFRLLVGGSRTALPRHQTMRTTIGWSHELCTVQERLLWARLSVFAGSFGLEAAEYVCAGEGIEPEDVLDLLDELVAKSVVLREESAFGVRFRLLDTLREYGGHWLRAAGAEPRLLRRHRDWYLGVATWGEVEWFGPRQPETAERTRLDHANLRAALEFCLAEPGEEQIALLLAGTLWFYWVGCGHLGEGRHWLDRALALGREPTEARAKALWVTGYMATLQGDLGTARPALEECRRQALDTGDDRALAYAVHRQGCAALIGDDPERAAELFEEALWHYRTIGELNSNVVMAMIELGLAYLFQGDRDSGELWFGQAREVCEEHGEQWAYAYVLYATAYSHYLDGAVQSARALARECVRLNHHFHDLLGIVLGIDLLALLETEPAGPGEPADLREARVLQGAAHRIWRTVGNPFLGSRSFFGTHQECAERARAGLSEQEYEDCYQAGGRLDLDAAVGRALGDGGSSDGPEAGPGPCPVPPAPAPAPVRNS, encoded by the coding sequence TTGGCCGGCGACTGGACAGCACAGCCCGCGGGGTGGCCGGGCGAGCCGGAGCCGGGCCGGCTGCCGGCCGAGGTGACCGGCTTCGTCGGGCGTCGGCCGGAACTCGCCGAGCTGGCGGGCCTGCTCGCCGCCGCCCGGCTGGTGACGGTGACCGGGCCGGGCGGGGTGGGCAAGAGCCGGCTCGCGCTGCGGGCGGCGGCCCGGGCGGCCGGGGCCTTCCCGGACGGCACCTGGCTGGTGGACGTGGCTCCGGTGCAGGACCCGCTGCTGCTCGGTCACGCCGTGCTGGAGGCCCTGCGGCTGACCGACGGCACCGCCCGGCCGCCGCTGGACGTCCTGGCCGAGCACCTGGCGGGGCGGCGCCTGCTGCTGGTGCTGGACGGCTGCGAGCACCTGGTGGAGGCCTGCGCCGAGCTGACCGACGCGCTGCTGCGCGCGCTGCCCGGACTGCGGGTGCTGGCCACCAGCCGCGCCGCCCTGCGCGCCTCGGGCGAGCACCTGCTGACGCTGGCCCCGTTGCCGGTCGGCCCGCTGCCGGGCCAGCGGGTGGGCTCGGGCGTGCTGCCGGACGCGGTGCGGCTGTTCGCCGACCGGGCGCGGGCCGTGGTGCCGTCCTTCGAGGTGACCGAGGCGAACGCGGCGGCGGTCGGGCTGCTCTGCCACCGGCTGGACGGCATCCCGCTGGCCGTGGAGCTGGCCGCCGGGCGGCTGCGGGCGCTGTCCGTGGAGCAGATCACGACCCGGCTGGACGACCGCTTCCGGCTGCTCGTCGGCGGCTCCCGGACGGCCCTGCCGAGACACCAGACGATGCGCACCACGATCGGCTGGAGCCATGAGCTCTGCACGGTGCAGGAACGTTTACTCTGGGCCCGCCTGTCGGTCTTCGCCGGCAGTTTCGGCCTGGAGGCCGCCGAGTACGTCTGCGCCGGCGAGGGCATCGAGCCCGAGGACGTGCTCGACCTGCTCGACGAACTCGTCGCCAAGTCCGTGGTGCTGCGCGAGGAGAGCGCCTTCGGCGTCCGTTTCCGGCTGCTGGACACCCTGCGCGAGTACGGCGGCCACTGGCTGCGCGCCGCCGGCGCGGAGCCGCGGCTGCTGCGCCGCCACCGGGACTGGTACCTGGGCGTCGCCACCTGGGGCGAGGTCGAGTGGTTTGGCCCCCGACAGCCCGAGACCGCCGAGCGCACCCGGCTCGACCACGCCAACCTGCGCGCCGCGCTGGAGTTCTGCCTGGCCGAGCCCGGCGAGGAGCAGATCGCCCTGCTGCTGGCCGGCACCCTCTGGTTCTACTGGGTCGGCTGCGGACACCTCGGCGAGGGCCGGCACTGGCTGGACCGCGCGCTCGCCCTGGGCCGCGAACCCACCGAGGCCCGGGCCAAGGCCCTGTGGGTGACCGGCTACATGGCCACCCTGCAGGGCGACCTCGGCACCGCCCGGCCCGCGCTGGAGGAGTGCCGCCGCCAGGCCCTGGACACCGGCGACGACCGCGCCCTCGCCTACGCCGTCCACCGCCAGGGCTGCGCCGCCCTGATCGGCGACGACCCGGAGCGCGCCGCCGAGCTGTTCGAGGAGGCGCTCTGGCACTACCGGACCATCGGCGAGCTCAACAGCAACGTGGTGATGGCCATGATCGAGCTGGGCCTCGCCTACCTCTTCCAGGGCGACCGGGACAGCGGCGAGCTCTGGTTCGGGCAGGCCCGCGAGGTGTGCGAGGAACACGGCGAGCAGTGGGCGTACGCCTACGTGCTGTACGCGACGGCGTACTCGCACTACCTGGACGGCGCCGTCCAGTCGGCCCGCGCCCTGGCCCGCGAGTGCGTCCGGCTCAACCACCACTTCCACGATCTGCTCGGCATCGTGCTGGGGATCGACCTGCTGGCGCTGCTGGAGACCGAGCCGGCCGGACCGGGCGAACCGGCGGACCTGCGCGAGGCCCGGGTGCTGCAGGGCGCGGCGCACCGGATCTGGCGCACGGTCGGCAATCCGTTCCTGGGCTCGCGCTCCTTCTTCGGCACCCACCAGGAGTGCGCCGAGCGGGCCCGGGCCGGGCTCTCCGAGCAGGAGTACGAGGACTGCTATCAGGCGGGCGGCCGGCTGGACCTGGACGCGGCGGTGGGCCGGGCGCTCGGCGACGGGGGCTCCTCGGACGGCCCGGAGGCCGGCCCCGGCCCCTGCCCGGTGCCGCCCGCGCCGGCGCCGGCCCCGGTCCGGAACAGCTGA